From the genome of Hemiscyllium ocellatum isolate sHemOce1 chromosome 15, sHemOce1.pat.X.cur, whole genome shotgun sequence, one region includes:
- the arfrp1 gene encoding ADP-ribosylation factor-related protein 1 translates to MYTLLSGLWKYMFQKDEYCILILGLDNAGKTTFLEQTKTKFNRNYKGMNLSKITTTVGLNIGTIDVGSARLMFWDLGGQEELQSLWDKYYAESHGVIYVIDSTDEERLSESKIAFEKMITTEVLEGVPLLVLANKQDIETCLSVGDIKTAFSDCAPKIGKRDCLVQPCSALTGQGVNDGIEWMVKCVIRNIHRPPRQKDIT, encoded by the exons ATGTACACACTACTATCTGGTTTGTGGAAGTACATGTTCCAGAAGGATGAGTATTGCATTCTGATCCTGGGATTGGACAATGCAGGCAAAACT ACCTTCTTGGAGCAGACAAAAACCAAGTTTAACCGTAACTACAAAGGAATGAACTTATCAAAGATCACTACTACAGTTGGCTTAAACA TTGGCACCATTGATGTTGGATCAGCACGTCTAATGTTCTGGGATCTTGGAGGACAGGAAGAACTGCAGTCATTATGGGACAAG tATTATGCAGAATCCCATGGAGTAATATATGTAATTGATTCCACCGATGAAGAGAGATTGTCTGAGTCAAAAATAGCTTTTG AAAAAATGATCACCACTGAAGTGCTTGAAGGGGTTCCATTGTTGGTATTGGCTAACAAACAGGATATAGAG ACCTGCCTTTCAGTGGGAGACATTAAAACAGCTTTTAGTGATTGCGCTCCAAAAATAGGAAAGAGAGACTGTTTGGTCCAGCCATGCTCAGCGCTTACTGG ACAAGGTGtaaatgatggaattgaatggatgGTCAAATGTGTGATTAGGAACATTCACAGGCCACCAAGGCAAAAGGATATCACATAA